A window of Limosilactobacillus sp. WILCCON 0051 genomic DNA:
ACAGATATCACCACTTATCCACAATATCTTGTGGATAAGTGGCAAACTGAGTCTGAATTGTCCGCTCAGATTCAGTCTGCCTAACTTACACCATCTGATTTCTACTCTGTTTAAAAAGACCCCTGGCTTGTCCAACCAGGGGTCTTTTTAAAGTGCTTTTTGATAGGCAGCCTCAGTTTTAGGATCAAAAGCCACCATAATGACTTCTTGAACCCAGCGGCTGGCTGCCAGAAATTCACGAATCGTTTTAATCGCAATGACTGCCGCCTGCTCAACGGGAAATCCATAGACGCCCGTGCTGATTGACGGAAAGGCGACCGTTTGGCAATGATAGTGCTCAGCCAGCTGCAGACTATTGCGGTATGAGTTTTTCAATAGATCAGCCTCACCATGCTCACCGCCATGCCAAATCGGCCCAGGCGTATGGATGATATACTTAGCCGGCAGCTGAAAGCCTGGCGTTATCCGAGCCTCTCCCGTTGGACAGCCATGAAATTTTTCACAGGCTGCATAGAGAGCTGGCCCAGCCGCCCGATGAATAGCACCATCAACACCACCGCCACCCATCAGTGTCGTGTTGGCAGCATTAACGATGGCATCAACCTGATATTTGGTAATATCACCGCGCTCTACTTTAATCGTTTTAGCCATTTTATCCGCCTTTCAAAGCTGCTACCAGATATTGACCCGCTTTTCTGGAGCCAGGTACATGCCATCGCCTGCTTGAACGTTAAAGGCTTGGTAGAACTCAGCTTGGTTTTGCGCCTGGACGTTGGCACGCAGCTTGTTTGGCGAGTGAACGTCAATTGAAAGCAGCAGCTGCATGTATTGATCGGTTGCCTTCATTCGCCAGATTCGGGCCCAGTTGATGAAGAACTGCCGAGCATCAAAGTCATCTTCTTCTTTGGCAGCGGCCAGAGCACAGCTCAAGCCACCCGCATCGGCAATATTTTCCGAAACAGTCAGCTTGCCGTTTACCTTTTGCCCAGCAAACGGCAGTCCATCAAACTCAGCAATCATTTTTTGCGCCAGTTGTTTAAAGTGCGCCAAATCGGCTTCCGTCCACCAATTATTCAGATTGCCATATTCATCAAACAAAGCCCCGTTATTGTCAAAGGCATGCGAGATCTCGTGTGCGATTACCGCGCCGATTCCGCCATAGTTTTCGCTGCTGGTCTGCTTTAAGCTGTAGAATGGCGCCTGCAGAATCGCCGCTGGGAAAACGATAATGTTCTTAAACGGATGATAGTATGCGTTAACCGTAGCGGCGCTCATTTCCCAACGCAGGCGGTCAACCGGCTGATTCCAACGGCTAAACATTTCCTTGGCGGCCGTTTTGCCCAATTGAATCATGTTTTCCAAAAGCGTAGCCTGCTCGTCAACCTTTAATTGATCATAAAGCGCTGGAATCTGATCAGGGTAGCCGACCTGAATTCCCAGCCGATCAAGCTTAAGAATTGCCTTGGCACGCGTTTTTTCGCCAAGCCAGTCATTTTGGGCCAGCCGCTGCTGATAGATTTTCACCATCTGTTCAACCATATGATGAACGTCAGCCTTGGCTTGAGGTCCAAAATAAGTTTTACCGTAATAGTCGCCAACTACCTGATCAAACGTGCCACGTGCCAGGCGATAGGCAAATTTGCGCTGGTCGGCAGGCTGCTTGGCTCCTGAAAGTGCTCGGCTAAAGCGGCCGCTGATCTCACGCAGC
This region includes:
- a CDS encoding O-acetyl-ADP-ribose deacetylase, which codes for MAKTIKVERGDITKYQVDAIVNAANTTLMGGGGVDGAIHRAAGPALYAACEKFHGCPTGEARITPGFQLPAKYIIHTPGPIWHGGEHGEADLLKNSYRNSLQLAEHYHCQTVAFPSISTGVYGFPVEQAAVIAIKTIREFLAASRWVQEVIMVAFDPKTEAAYQKAL
- a CDS encoding M13 family metallopeptidase, whose amino-acid sequence is MTIDLAKAKDDLYEAVNGEWLKTAKIPADRPATGGFNSLVDDIDKTLMNDFDVFLNNQKKSSDARFNEMIKLYGLAKDFKRRDQEGTAPLKKALQPIENLQSYADYQAHWAELMLNGVTSPVAFDIDADMKNAQVYALFAGAPSLILPEKNYYDPKNPQGPQLMQLWTAMMTTLLDKLGYETAAAQKLIEEAKRFDALLVPHVKSAEESADYSKMYNPQTLAEFAGHTSQLNLAAVVEELIGAKPKQVIVMEPRYLDALDEILAGHFEWFKSWLLVNEISSMAGLLTDELREISGRFSRALSGAKQPADQRKFAYRLARGTFDQVVGDYYGKTYFGPQAKADVHHMVEQMVKIYQQRLAQNDWLGEKTRAKAILKLDRLGIQVGYPDQIPALYDQLKVDEQATLLENMIQLGKTAAKEMFSRWNQPVDRLRWEMSAATVNAYYHPFKNIIVFPAAILQAPFYSLKQTSSENYGGIGAVIAHEISHAFDNNGALFDEYGNLNNWWTEADLAHFKQLAQKMIAEFDGLPFAGQKVNGKLTVSENIADAGGLSCALAAAKEEDDFDARQFFINWARIWRMKATDQYMQLLLSIDVHSPNKLRANVQAQNQAEFYQAFNVQAGDGMYLAPEKRVNIW